In the genome of Nocardioides sp. NBC_00368, the window CGCGAAGGCGACGTCGGCCTTGTTGTGCTCGGTCTCCGAGAGCTTCTGCGGGGCCTCGGCCTCCTCGCCGCCGCCGCAGCCGGACAGGGTCAGAAGCACGGCCAGGCCGGTGGCGACCCAGGTCGCGCGGATGAGAGGACGTTGCGTACGCATCTGTTGTTTCTCCTTGTCATGTGCTGTTTCCGGGCGTCGTCGACCCACCTGCCGAACCGGGTGCGTCCCGGTCGCGGGTGGATCAGGGCCCGCTCAGCACCTGATGACGGAGAACTCCCACTCCGGCGGTGGCCCGGTCGCCGAACGGCTGACGAGGAGCACGGGCCCGGCCGTACGGGCCCGGCGGCGTGCCCGGGGGGACCACCAGGCCGCCGTACGTCGCCACAGCCCGCTCAGGAGCAGCGCGCCGGCAGCGAGCAGGAACGCCGCGCAGAGCATCATCGCGGTGTGCCCGTCGTCGCCGGGCTGCCCGGTGTGGCCGGCGGCTCCGTGGTCGGCATGGTCGAGGGCGTGCGTGTGCCCCACGTGGGCGGCGGGCAGGCGCAGCGTGGCGTGCTCGCCGTCGGTGCGGGTGCCGTGCAGACTCAGCGCATGCATGCCCAGCAGGCCGGCAACCGTGATCAGCACCGCCGCCAGCAGACCGGTGCGTGCGGCCGACCGGGTCGTCCGCTGTCGTCGTGCTGCCGTCCACACAACGCACACCCTAAGGAGTCGCGTGCGGTTGGACAAAGCGGGCGTGCGGGGTGGATATCGCTTGCGACCGTATACCCCCATGGGGTATGAATTGCCTGTAGGCAGACGAACGATCGAGCAAGGGAGCGACATGAAGTCGCATGACGAGCACGTGCAGGCCGGACATGAGCACTCGATGCACGAGGGTCACGGCGAGCACGCCGAGCACGCCGACCACTCGGCACACTCCGGGCACGGCGGCCACGGTGGGGGCGGCGTGAACGCGATGGCCGCCAGCGCGACGCTGCACTGCCTCACCGGGTGCGCGATCGGCGAGATCGCCGGCCTGATGATCGGCACCGCGATCGGCCTCAGCGCGGGGTGGACGATCGCCCTGGCCGTCACCCTGGCGTTCTTCTTCGGCTACGCCCTCTCGACCCTGCCGCTGCTGAAGTCGGGCCTGGCCCTCGGCGCGGCGCTCAGTGTCGTGCTCGCGGCCGACACGCTCTCGATCGCGACCATGGAGCTGGTCGACAACCTGGTCATGGCACTCATCCCGGGGGCGATGGAGGCCGGGCTGGTCAACGTCGTGTTCTGGGTCGGGATGATGATCGCGCTGACGGTCGCCTTCGTGGCCGCTTTCCCGGTCAACCGTTACCTGCTGCAGCGGGGCAAGGGGCACGCGCTGACGCACGAGTACCACGGCGCCGAGCCGGTCCAGCAGGGCTTCCGTCGCTTCATCCCGGCGTTCTCGAGCGGCGCCCTGGCGGCCGCGATCTTCACCTTCATGCTCGGCGGTCTCTCGGTCTCCATCGCCGACGAGCTCGGCAGCGACCCGGCTCCCGCCGAGCAGATGGAGATGCAGGGCCACTGAGGGTCCGGCGGCCCCGACACGCCCGAACAGGTGTTCACATCGAACGCTTGTTCGGGCTAGTGTGGGTTCCAGGTGGAGCGTGGTTCGTGCTTTGCGAGGGGTCGTGAAACACCGTGCCGGAGGGTCCCGTTCAGAAACTGTCGGTGGTCCCGTCTAGCGTCTGCCTTGATGACGACGAAGACACGTGGACAAGCGGCAGGCAGGGGCAAGAAATCTGCTCCTCAGGAAGGAAAGAACATGGCGGCAGGTGATCGCGAGAAGGCATTGGATGCCGCTCTCGCCAACATCGAAAGGCAGTTCGGCAAGGGCTCGGTCATGCGGCTGGGCGACGAGACCCGGGCTCCCCTGGAGGTGATCCCGACCGGCTCGATCGCGCTCGACGTGGCGCTGGGCCTGGGTGGTCTGCCTCGCGGCCGGGTCGTGGAGATCTACGGTCCGGAGTCGTCGGGTAAGACGACGGTGGCCCTCCACTCGGTCGCCAGCGCGCAGCGCGCCGGTGGCATCGTGGCCTTCATCGACGCCGAGCACGCCCTCGACCCGGAATACGCGAAGAACCTCGGCGTCGACACCGACGCCCTGCTGGTCTCCCAGCCCGACTCCGGTGAGCAGGCCCTGGAGATCGCCGACATGCTGATCCGCTCGGGTGCGCTCGACCTGATCGTCATCGACTCCGTCGCGGCGCTGGTGCCGCGGGCCGAGATCGAGGGCGAGATGGGCGACAGCCACGTCGGTCTGCAGGCGCGACTGATGAGCCAGGCGCTGCGGAA includes:
- a CDS encoding DUF6153 family protein encodes the protein MWTAARRQRTTRSAARTGLLAAVLITVAGLLGMHALSLHGTRTDGEHATLRLPAAHVGHTHALDHADHGAAGHTGQPGDDGHTAMMLCAAFLLAAGALLLSGLWRRTAAWWSPRARRRARTAGPVLLVSRSATGPPPEWEFSVIRC
- a CDS encoding DUF4396 domain-containing protein, with the translated sequence MKSHDEHVQAGHEHSMHEGHGEHAEHADHSAHSGHGGHGGGGVNAMAASATLHCLTGCAIGEIAGLMIGTAIGLSAGWTIALAVTLAFFFGYALSTLPLLKSGLALGAALSVVLAADTLSIATMELVDNLVMALIPGAMEAGLVNVVFWVGMMIALTVAFVAAFPVNRYLLQRGKGHALTHEYHGAEPVQQGFRRFIPAFSSGALAAAIFTFMLGGLSVSIADELGSDPAPAEQMEMQGH
- the recA gene encoding recombinase RecA, with amino-acid sequence MAAGDREKALDAALANIERQFGKGSVMRLGDETRAPLEVIPTGSIALDVALGLGGLPRGRVVEIYGPESSGKTTVALHSVASAQRAGGIVAFIDAEHALDPEYAKNLGVDTDALLVSQPDSGEQALEIADMLIRSGALDLIVIDSVAALVPRAEIEGEMGDSHVGLQARLMSQALRKMTSALNNSGTTAIFINQLREKIGVMFGSPETTTGGRALKFYSSVRLDVRRIETLKDGTDMVGNRTRVKVVKNKVAPPFKQAEFDIMYGKGISREGGLIDVGVEAGLVRKAGAWYTYEGDQLGQGKENSRNFLKDNPDLANELEKRILEKLGVVPTVEAEATPAAEPAGVEDF